Proteins encoded by one window of Streptomyces sp. LX-29:
- the yidC gene encoding membrane protein insertase YidC, protein MSVFTPLGALLSHLSDALTPLFGGSAMAAAVVLFTMGVRAALHPLARAAARGEKVRTAMAPKMAELGRRYGNDPDRLRRAAAELYEKEGASPLAGCLPMLVQLPFFFVMYHLFSTGSGGAGLLDHALLGAPLDGSWTEALGDGGMFGTAGLVYLGLFALIAAVATWTYTRSRKAMAGMRTSPVAGAAGLTKVLPLLSFGTLVTATVVPLAAGLYLATTTTWTAVERALLHRGR, encoded by the coding sequence ATGTCCGTTTTCACTCCCCTCGGCGCGCTGCTGTCCCACCTGTCCGACGCGCTCACCCCGCTCTTCGGCGGCTCGGCGATGGCCGCCGCGGTCGTCCTGTTCACCATGGGGGTGCGTGCCGCGCTGCACCCGCTGGCGCGGGCCGCGGCCCGCGGCGAGAAGGTGCGGACCGCGATGGCCCCGAAGATGGCGGAGCTGGGCCGCAGGTACGGCAACGATCCGGACCGGCTGCGGCGGGCGGCGGCCGAGCTCTACGAGAAGGAGGGCGCGTCGCCGCTGGCGGGGTGTCTGCCGATGCTGGTCCAGCTGCCGTTCTTCTTCGTGATGTACCACCTGTTCTCCACCGGCAGCGGCGGGGCGGGGCTGCTGGACCACGCGCTGCTGGGCGCGCCGCTGGACGGCAGCTGGACCGAAGCGCTCGGCGACGGCGGGATGTTCGGCACCGCGGGGCTGGTGTACCTGGGGCTGTTCGCGCTCATCGCGGCGGTGGCGACGTGGACGTACACCCGCTCCCGCAAGGCGATGGCCGGCATGCGGACGTCGCCGGTCGCGGGCGCGGCGGGACTGACCAAGGTGCTGCCGCTGCTGTCCTTCGGCACCCTGGTCACCGCCACCGTGGTGCCGCTGGCGGCCGGGCTCTACCTGGCCACGACGACGACATGGACGGCGGTGGAGCGGGCGCTGCTGCACCGCGGGCGGTAG
- a CDS encoding Gfo/Idh/MocA family oxidoreductase produces MDGTPGSTGTPLRVGLIGYGLAGSVFHAPLIAATAGLVLDTVVTGNPERQTQARAEHPEARCVATPEELFTPDRAAELDLIVVASPNRTHVPLARAALEAGLPVVVDKPLAATAAEVEALAALAAERGLLLSAFQNRRWDNDFRTVRQLIADGALGRVHRFESRFERWRPQLKGGWRESGDPAELGGLLYDLGSHLVDQALTLFGPAVSVYAEVDVRRPGAAADDDTFIALTHAGGVRSHLWMSATAAQLGPRFRVLGGQAGYVKYGLDPQEAALREGKRPGDGTAWGVEAPSTWGRLGSGESPQTGGGEPVPTLPGDYPAYYAAVADAVRHGGPPPVTADEAAATLRVLEAARRSAAEGRTVRLD; encoded by the coding sequence ATGGATGGCACCCCTGGCAGCACCGGCACCCCCCTGCGCGTCGGCCTCATCGGCTACGGCCTCGCGGGCTCCGTCTTCCACGCCCCCCTGATCGCGGCCACCGCGGGCCTGGTCCTGGACACCGTCGTCACCGGCAACCCCGAGCGGCAGACGCAGGCCCGTGCCGAGCACCCCGAGGCGCGCTGCGTCGCCACGCCGGAGGAGCTGTTCACCCCGGACCGGGCCGCAGAGCTCGACCTGATCGTCGTCGCCTCGCCCAACCGCACCCATGTGCCGCTCGCCCGCGCCGCCCTGGAGGCCGGACTGCCGGTGGTGGTCGACAAGCCGCTCGCCGCCACCGCCGCGGAGGTGGAGGCGCTGGCCGCGCTCGCCGCCGAGCGCGGGCTGCTGCTGAGCGCCTTCCAGAACCGCCGCTGGGACAACGACTTCCGCACCGTGCGGCAGCTCATCGCCGACGGCGCGCTCGGCCGCGTCCACCGCTTCGAGTCCCGCTTCGAGCGCTGGCGGCCGCAGCTCAAGGGCGGCTGGCGGGAGTCCGGCGACCCGGCCGAGCTGGGCGGGCTCCTCTACGACCTGGGCAGCCACCTGGTCGACCAGGCGCTCACCCTCTTCGGCCCGGCCGTCTCCGTCTACGCCGAGGTCGATGTGCGCCGCCCCGGCGCCGCCGCCGACGACGACACCTTCATCGCGCTCACCCACGCCGGCGGGGTGCGCAGCCATCTGTGGATGAGCGCCACCGCCGCCCAGCTCGGCCCGCGCTTCCGGGTGCTGGGCGGCCAGGCCGGCTATGTGAAGTACGGCCTCGACCCGCAGGAGGCCGCGCTCCGCGAGGGCAAGCGCCCGGGCGACGGCACCGCGTGGGGCGTGGAGGCCCCGTCCACCTGGGGCCGGCTGGGCTCGGGCGAGTCCCCGCAGACCGGCGGCGGCGAGCCGGTGCCGACCCTGCCCGGCGACTACCCGGCCTACTACGCGGCCGTGGCCGACGCCGTCCGCCACGGCGGCCCGCCCCCGGTCACCGCCGACGAGGCCGCCGCCACCCTGCGCGTGCTGGAGGCCGCCCGCCGCTCCGCCGCGGAGGGCCGCACCGTCCGTCTCGACTGA
- a CDS encoding ROK family protein: MASVRHLHERDPDGPHGANLSVLRGHNAALLLSLLRDAGEDGVSRPELAERTGLTPQAVSKITARLRADGLAAEAGTRPSTGGKPRTVLRLVRGARSAVGLHLDRDELTAVRTDLTGEPLDIRVAPLDFGAGAEAVLDAAVAQVAAVLAPDRAVPTPDGAAARDQGADPVAGEEPAGERVGGGRVLGVGVASPGPLDHGAGVLRRVTGFPHWDGFPLRDALAARLGLPVVLDKDTNAAALGLARRPDGPEGSADSFAYLHLGTGLGAGLVLGGEVYRGARTDAGEFGHQVIQLDGPPCGCGGRGCVEALCLAAVAAGDPARAARLLGVGAANLVRLLDVDRVFLGGRTVLADPEPYARGVAAVLAAEAGRSGAGHAVAVDVAGRGRRLVAEGAAQLVLGRFFGRA; this comes from the coding sequence ATGGCGTCCGTGCGGCACCTCCATGAACGCGATCCCGACGGCCCCCACGGCGCCAACCTCTCCGTGCTGCGCGGCCACAACGCCGCGCTGCTCCTCTCGTTGCTGCGGGACGCCGGCGAGGACGGGGTGAGCCGACCGGAGCTGGCCGAGCGCACGGGGCTCACCCCACAGGCCGTCAGCAAGATCACCGCGCGGCTGCGCGCGGACGGCCTGGCCGCCGAGGCCGGCACCCGCCCCTCCACCGGCGGCAAGCCGCGCACCGTGCTGCGGCTGGTGCGCGGGGCGCGCAGCGCGGTGGGGCTGCATCTGGACCGCGACGAGCTGACCGCGGTGCGCACCGATCTGACCGGGGAGCCGCTCGACATACGGGTGGCGCCGCTCGACTTCGGCGCGGGCGCTGAGGCGGTGCTGGACGCGGCGGTGGCGCAGGTCGCCGCGGTGCTGGCGCCGGACCGGGCGGTGCCGACGCCGGACGGGGCGGCGGCGCGGGACCAGGGAGCGGACCCGGTGGCGGGGGAGGAGCCGGCGGGCGAGCGGGTGGGCGGTGGTCGGGTGCTCGGGGTCGGCGTCGCGTCCCCCGGGCCGCTCGACCACGGCGCCGGAGTGCTGCGCCGCGTCACCGGCTTTCCGCACTGGGACGGCTTCCCGCTGCGCGACGCGCTCGCCGCGCGGCTCGGCCTGCCGGTCGTCCTCGACAAGGACACCAACGCCGCCGCGCTGGGCTTGGCGCGGCGTCCCGACGGGCCGGAGGGGTCGGCCGACTCGTTCGCCTATCTGCACCTGGGGACCGGGCTGGGCGCGGGGCTGGTGCTCGGCGGCGAGGTCTACCGCGGCGCGCGCACCGACGCCGGGGAGTTCGGCCACCAGGTGATCCAGCTGGACGGCCCGCCCTGCGGCTGCGGCGGCCGCGGCTGCGTCGAGGCCCTGTGCCTGGCAGCCGTCGCCGCCGGCGACCCGGCCCGCGCGGCCCGGCTGCTCGGCGTCGGCGCCGCCAACCTCGTTCGCCTCCTCGATGTCGACCGGGTGTTCCTCGGCGGCCGGACCGTGCTCGCCGACCCCGAGCCCTACGCCCGCGGGGTGGCCGCGGTCCTGGCCGCGGAGGCGGGCCGGTCCGGCGCCGGTCATGCGGTGGCGGTCGACGTGGCCGGGCGGGGCCGCCGCCTGGTGGCCGAGGGCGCGGCGCAACTGGTGCTCGGCCGCTTCTTCGGCCGGGCGTAG